Proteins from one Malania oleifera isolate guangnan ecotype guangnan chromosome 4, ASM2987363v1, whole genome shotgun sequence genomic window:
- the LOC131153472 gene encoding transcription factor DYT1-like: MVLSPRAVSLLKMNKATIIEDAITYIKELQKHVEDLSEQLVELETSSEEEAEPRDANHGHDHGNETDAAEEMKKHEIRAGVEAIRIDENKLWVKMIFQKKRGGLSKLMESMRVLGLEFTDTSVTTSKGAILVSSCVQGMYGVKLEAQHTRELLQEIIRGIYSN; this comes from the exons ATGGTTTTGAGCCCAAGAGCAGTTTCCCTTCTTAAG ATGAACAAAGCAACCATCATTGAGGATGCAATCACTTACATAAAGGAGCTGCAGAAGCATGTGGAAGATCTCAGTGAGCAGCTTGTTGAATTGGAAACATCTTCTGAAGAGGAAGCTGAGCCCAGAGATGCTAATCATGGTCATGATCACGGTAATGAGACTGATGCTGCTGAGGAGATGAAGAAACATGAGATAAGG GCAGGTGTTGAGGCGATTCGCATTGACGAGAACAAGCTGTGGGTGAAAATGATCTTTCAGAAGAAAAGAGGTGGGTTGAGCAAACTGATGGAGAGCATGAGGGTTCTTGGCTTAGAGTTCACAGATACCAGTGTTACTACCTCCAAAGGAGCCATTCTTGTTTCTTCTTGTGTTCAG GGAATGTATGGGGTAAAGCTTGAAGCTCAGCATACCAGGGAGCTGCTGCAAGAGATTATTAGAGGCATATACAGCAATTAA